Proteins from one Bradyrhizobium roseum genomic window:
- a CDS encoding DUF6894 family protein: MPRYYFNTRIGDELISDPDGEVLVDPDRAWEMARAMIRELLKTDGTDGALLSAIIEVTDDDGEIVLEFPFAEAILDAPGGSATRH; encoded by the coding sequence CCGTATCGGCGATGAGCTGATTTCCGACCCCGACGGCGAAGTGCTCGTCGATCCCGATCGCGCCTGGGAAATGGCGCGCGCCATGATCCGCGAACTGCTCAAGACCGACGGCACCGATGGCGCGCTGTTGAGCGCGATCATCGAGGTGACCGATGACGATGGCGAGATCGTCCTTGAGTTTCCGTTCGCCGAAGCGATTCTCGACGCCCCCGGTGGCTCGGCTACCAGGCACTGA